A part of Brassica rapa cultivar Chiifu-401-42 chromosome A05, CAAS_Brap_v3.01, whole genome shotgun sequence genomic DNA contains:
- the LOC103869297 gene encoding mRNA cap guanine-N7 methyltransferase 1 — MKRGYSQSPSSSTPPPSSRFKSNPEGDSQFLDDDTTKNFARKVADHYSRRTNQTLEEREASPIIHLKKLNNWIKSVLIQLYARPDDAVLDLACGKGGDLIKWDKARIGYYVGIDIAEGSIEDCRTRYNGDADHHQRRKKFSFPSRLLCGDCFEVELDKILEEDAPFDICSCQFAMHYSWTTEARARRALANVSALLRPGGVFIGTMPDANVIIKKLREAEGLEIGNSVYWIRFGEEHSQKKFKSSSPFGIEYVFHLEDAVDCPEWIVPFNVFKSLAEEYDLELVFVKNSHEFVHEYMKKPEFVELMRRLGALGDGNQDQSTLSADEWEAAYLYLSFVLRKRGESDGAQRRGGRRKNGKMNLSKDDVLYIDN; from the exons ATGAAAAGAGGATACTCCCAATCTCCTTCAAGCTCCACTCCTCCCCCTTCTTCCAGATTCAAATCAAACCCTGAAG GTGATTCTCAGTTTCTAGATGATGATACCACAAAGAACTTTGCGAGGAAAGTAGCAGATCATTACAGTCGAAGAACAAACCAGACTTTGGAAGAGAGAGAAGCTAGTCCCATCATTCATCTTAAGAAACTCAACAATTGG ATTAAAAGTGTGTTGATCCAGCTATATGCTCGTCCTGATGATGCTGTTCTAGACCTTGCCTGTGGGAAG GGTGGTGATTTGATCAAGTGGGACAAGGCAAGGATTGGTTACTATGTTGGAATTGATATAGCTGAAGGGTCG ATTGAAGATTGTCGGACGCGTTATAATGGTGACGCAGACCATCACCAACGTCGTAAGAAGTTCAGCTTTCCCTCCCGTTTATTATGTGGGGACTGTTTTGAG GTAGAACTAGACAAGATTCTTGAAGAAGATGCCCCTTTTGATATCTGCAGTTGCCAG TTTGCTATGCATTACTCATGGACTACTGAGGCACGTGCACGGCGAGCTTTGGCTAATGTCTCAGCTCTACTTCGTCCTGGAGGCGTCTTTATAGGAACAATGCCAGATGCCAATGTTATCATTAAAAAACTCCGAGAAG CTGAAGGTTTGGAGATTGGTAATAGTGTATACTGGATTCGTTTTGGTGAAGAGCATTCCCAGAAG AAGTTCAAATCCAGCAGCCCTTTTGGTATTGAATACGTATTTCATCTTGAG GATGCTGTTGATTGTCCTGAATGGATTGTGCCCTTTAACGTCTTCAAGTCTTTAGCCGAAGAG TATGATTTAGAGTTGGTGTTTGTGAAGAACTCACACGAGTTTGTCCATGAGTATATGAAGAAACCAGAGTTTGTAGAACTCATGAGAAGGCTTGGTGCTTTGGGTGATGGTAACCAAGATCAGA GCACATTATCAGCTGATGAATGGGAAGCTGCATATCTATACCTCTCTTTTGTCTTGAGGAAG AGAGGAGAATCTGATGGAGCTCAAAGGAGAGGAGGGAGGAGGAAGAATGGGAAAATGAACTTGTCGAAAGACGATGTTTTGTATATCGACAACTGA